One genomic window of Ficedula albicollis isolate OC2 chromosome 18, FicAlb1.5, whole genome shotgun sequence includes the following:
- the ADPRM gene encoding manganese-dependent ADP-ribose/CDP-alcohol diphosphatase, with protein sequence MPASSPPPSTTAVREWADESPPVDFVLQLGDSIDGQNARRGEAESALQQVLEVLGQLSVPVHHAWGNHELYNFSRARLVQTGLYSRAGGSAGPADTECHAYHCSPRPRLRLVVLDAYDTSILGTDRGSPRYQEALRLLREKNPNDDLNNPEGTSGLAEAWAAEPSLSGAPGADSGMPGAQACAPLLPPPPPPCRLKEPHFVAFNGGFSQAQLDWFNEVLKFSDENQEKVIVMAAPRLAFGVIADIQFADAEDGYDFGGCRRRYYRHSLRLLREAVREWADESPPVDFVLQLGDSIDGQNARRGEAESALQQVLEVLGQLSVPVHHAWGNHELYNFSRARLVQTGLYSRAGGSAGPADTECHAYHCSPGPRLRLVVLDAYDTSILGTDRGSPRYQEALRLLREKNPNDDLNNPEGLKEPHFVAFNGGFSQAQLDWFNEVLKFSDENQEKVIVMAHVPLHPSASNGVCLAWNYEAALSVIHAHRCVVCVLAGHLHDGAYCLDWHGVHHLTLEGVIETPPDSNAFATVYVYEDKMDG encoded by the exons ATGCCGGCCAGCAGCCCTCCTCCCAGCACCACG GCGGTGCGGGAGTGGGCCGACGAGAGCCCGCCCGTAGACTTCGTGCTGCAGCTGGGCGATAGCATCGATGGGCAGAACGCGCGGCGCGGCGAGGCCGAGAGCGCCttgcagcaggtgctggaggtgctggggcagctctcgGTGCCGGTACACCACGCGTGGGGCAACCACGAGCTGTACAACTTCAGCCGGGCGCGGCTGGTGCAGACGGGGCTGTACAGCCGGGCAGGCGGCTCGGCCGGGCCCGCGGACACGGAGTGCCATGCCTATCACTGCAGCCCGCGCCCGCGCCTCCGCCTCGTCGTGCTCGACGCCTACGACACGAGCATCCTGGGCACGGACCGCGGCAGCCCCCGCTACCAGGAGGCCCTGCGGCTGCTGCGGGAGAAGAACCCCAACGATGACCTCAACAACCCCGAAGGTACCTCCGGCTTGGCAGAGGCGTGGGCGGCCGAGCCTTCGCTGTCCGGAGCTCCCGGTGCTGACAGCGGCATGCCAGGGGCTCAAGCATGTGCCCCATTGCTGCCACCTCCGCCGCCTCCCTGCC GGCTCAAAGAACCTCATTTTGTAGCATTTAATGGAGGATTTAGCCAAGCCCAGCTGGACTGGTTCAATGAAGTCCTCAAGTTCTCTGatgaaaaccaagaaaaagtTATAGTTATGG CCGCGCCGCGCCTCGCCTTCGGGGTCATCGCCGACATCCAGTTCGCGGACGCGGAGGACGGGTACGAC TTCGGCGGCTGCCGGCGGCGCTACTACCGGCACAGCCTGCGCTTGCTGCGGGAGGCGGTGCGGGAGTGGGCCGACGAGAGCCCGCCCGTAGACTTCGTGCTGCAGCTGGGCGATAGCATCGATGGGCAGAACGCGCGGCGCGGCGAGGCCGAGAGCGCCttgcagcaggtgctggaggtgctggggcagctctcgGTGCCGGTACACCACGCGTGGGGCAACCACGAGCTGTACAACTTCAGCCGGGCGCGGCTGGTGCAGACGGGGCTGTACAGCCGGGCAGGCGGCTCGGCCGGGCCCGCGGACACGGAGTGCCATGCCTATCACTGCAGCCCGGGCCCGCGCCTCCGCCTCGTCGTGCTCGACGCCTACGACACGAGCATCCTGGGCACGGACCGCGGCAGCCCCCGCTACCAGGAGGCCCTGCGGCTGCTGCGGGAGAAGAACCCCAACGATGACCTCAACAACCCCGAAG GGCTCAAAGAACCTCATTTTGTAGCATTTAATGGAGGATTTAGCCAAGCCCAGCTGGACTGGTTCAATGAAGTCCTCAAGTTCTCTGatgaaaaccaagaaaaagtTATAGTTATGG CCCACGTGCCCCTTCATCCCTCGGCTTCGAATGGGGTTTGCCTGGCCTGGAATTACGAGGCTGCGCTGTCGGTGATCCACGCGCACCGGTGCGTGGTGTGCGTCCTGGCAGGGCACCTGCACGACGGCGCCTACTGCCTGGACTGGCACGGAGTTCACCACCTCACCCTGGAGGGGGTGATCGAGACCCCGCCGGACAGCAACGCCTTCGCAACCGTCTACGTCTATGAAGATAAAATG GATGGATAG
- the LOC101820886 gene encoding protein SCO1 homolog, mitochondrial, whose translation MKVMKRHKEEELEKERNRGIGKPLLGGPFSLVSHEGQPRTSKDYIGQWVLIYFGFTHCPDICPDELEKMVAVVDEIDRIPSLPNLTPLFITIDPERDSQEAIARYVKEFSPKLVGLTGSKAQIDQVAKAYRVYYSEGPKDEDNDYIVDHTIIMYLVGPDGDFVDYYGQNKKSGEISASVAAHMRKYRS comes from the exons ATGAAGGTGATGAAGCGGCACAAGGAGGAGG AACTGGAGAAGGAACGAAACCGAGGCATTGGGAAGCCGCTGCTGGGAGGGCCCTTCTCGCTCGTCAGCCATGAGGGACAGCCCAGGACCAGCAAGGACTACATTGGCCAGTGGGTGCTCATCTACTTCGGCTTCACTCACTGCCCTGACATCTGTCCTGATGAACTGGAGAAAATGGTTGCAGTGGTAGATGAAATTG ATCGAATTCCGTCTTTGCCTAATCTGACCCCACTCTTCATCACCATCGATCCTGAGAGGGACAGTCAAGAAGCCATTGCCAGATATGTTAAAG agtTTTCTCCGAAGCTGGTGGGATTGACTGGGAGCAAGGCACAGATTGACCAGGTGGCTAAAGCATACCGTGTGTACTACAGCGAAGGGCCCAAGGATGAGGACAATGATTACATA GTTGATCACACAATAATTATGTACCTTGTTGGCCCTGATGGTGACTTTGTGGACTACTATGGCCAGAATAAGAAGAGTGGTGAGATTTCGGCTTCTGTTGCTGCTCACATGAGAAAATACAGATCCTAA